The DNA segment CACCGCGGTCGGATATGAGGTATAGCGCGGACCGGCATGATCGTAGCGGCGGATCAGGTCGGCGTCGAAACGGACTGTCTGATTGTGCGTACTCAAGGCGGCTCCCCGGCGCATCCGGTGTGCGGATCGACCGCCACACCCAGAACGTAGTGTAAGCCGGATGCAAGGCCGTGCAATTGGCCCAGATCAACTGCACGGCAATCGCCAGCCGTCCACTGCGGTGGATGACCGGCGATTCAGAAAGCAGCCGCGGGAAGGCGAAATACGCGCCGAAGTGACATCCATCGCCCTACCAGCCAGACGCGCCGCCGGCTCGGATATCCCCAACCTGTCCGATTGCTCGGGGCACCCGCCCATGCCCCGTCGGCCCGGATTCACCGATGCTATGCCGCGTCAGCCAGGCTCTTACTGACGATCTCGTACACGTCGGGCGACAGCTCCTGCGCCTTGAGGCGTTCCAGCTCGGCGCGCATCAACGCCTGGCGGCCGACGTCGTAGCGCCGCCAACGGCTAAACACCTTGACTAAACGGGCCGCGACCTGCGGGTTACGCGCGTCCAGGGCCAGCACCTGATCAGCGGCGAAGCGATAACCACTGCCGTCGGCGGCGTGAAAACCCGTCGGATTGGCCATCATGAAGCCGCCCAGCAGGGCATATACGCGATTGGGATTGCCCAGGGAAAAGGCTGGATGTGCCATCAGACGCTCGACCTCGGCGAGGGTATCCGAATGCTGCCGCGCCGCCTGCAGGCCGAACCACTTGTTCAGCACCAGGGTATCGCTCTGCCAGCGCTCGTAGAACGCGGCGAGCGCGACCCCGTACGCAGGATCTTCGGTCAGCATCAGCGCACCGAGTGCACCCATGGCATCGGTCATGTTATCGGCCTCATGAAACTGCGTCTCAGCGAGGCGCGCGCCTGCGGGGCTGTCAAGAGACGCGAGATAGACCAGCGCCAGATTGCGCAAGGCGCGCCGACCGGCCTCATCCGGCGTGTAGCGGTAGACCGCCTCCGGCGCGTGTCCGTGGTAGGCGACCAGCCACTGCGCCTCCAGTTCCGTGGCCAGCGCCCGGCGCACGTATTCGCGTGCTGCGTGAATCGCGTCCGGGTCGACGGTATCGAACTGTTCGGCGAGCCAGGCCTCGCCGGGAAGGCTCAGCATTTCAGCGCGCAGATTGGGCTCCAGGCACTCATCGCCAAGCACCGCCGCGAAGGCCTCAACGAAGCCCGCCGGCAGCGCCAGCGCCCGCCCGGCGCGTACGTCTTCAACGAGATCGAGCAGCACGGACAGCGCGAGGCGCTCGCCCGCGTCCCAACGATTGAAGGGGTCATTGTCGTGCGCGGCGAGGAAGGCAAGCGTCGACGAGACGTAGGGGTATTCCACTCGAATCGGCGCCGAGAAGCCGCGATTGAGCGAGGGCACTGGACGCACGGGCAGGCCCGTGAAACACAGTACCTGCTCGGCATCGCTCAGACGGAACACCCGGTCGGTCGCGCCGCCGTCGGTCTCGCCCTCCAGCCGCATCGGCAGGTCGGCACCGTCCGGCCCGACCAGGCCGATGCGCAGCGGGATCAGAAAGGGCAGCTTCACCGGCTGTCCGGGCGTCGGTGAGCAGGACTGGCGCAGACGCAGCGTGTAGCGTCCTGCTTCCGGCTCCCACTCGTCCTCGACCGCCACCCTCGGGTGCCGGCCTGGTCGTACCAGCGGCGGAATTGTTCAAGATCGGCGCCGTTGGCGTCGGTCATCGCGGCTAGGAAGTCGTCGGTGGTCACCGCCTGTCCGTCGTGGCGCTTGAAGTACAGGTCCATGCCGCGCCGGAAGCCATCGCGTCCGAGCAAGGTCTCGTACATGCGTACGACCTCGGCGCCCTTCTCGTACACCGTCACGGTGTAGAAGTTGTTGATCTCCATGTAGGCGGCCGGACGCACCGGGTGCGCCATGGGACCGGCATCCTCCGCGAACTGATGGGTGCGC comes from the Acidihalobacter yilgarnensis genome and includes:
- a CDS encoding DUF3458 domain-containing protein, which codes for MAVEDEWEPEAGRYTLRLRQSCSPTPGQPVKLPFLIPLRIGLVGPDGADLPMRLEGETDGGATDRVFRLSDAEQVLCFTGLPVRPVPSLNRGFSAPIRVEYPYVSSTLAFLAAHDNDPFNRWDAGERLALSVLLDLVEDVRAGRALALPAGFVEAFAAVLGDECLEPNLRAEMLSLPGEAWLAEQFDTVDPDAIHAAREYVRRALATELEAQWLVAYHGHAPEAVYRYTPDEAGRRALRNLALVYLASLDSPAGARLAETQFHEADNMTDAMGALGALMLTEDPAYGVALAAFYERWQSDTLVLNKWFGLQAARQHSDTLAEVERLMAHPAFSLGNPNRVYALLGGFMMANPTGFHAADGSGYRFAADQVLALDARNPQVAARLVKVFSRWRRYDVGRQALMRAELERLKAQELSPDVYEIVSKSLADAA